A window of Vigna unguiculata cultivar IT97K-499-35 chromosome 4, ASM411807v1, whole genome shotgun sequence contains these coding sequences:
- the LOC114180273 gene encoding probable sulfate transporter 3.5: MGTTGNKDDYNHNHDDNDAEEYHHGVNFSIQRGFKEKLKASLKEALFPDDPFRQFKNEEKPMRRVLKGVQYFIPIFEWLPTYTWRLFCSDLIAGLTISSLAIPQGISYGKLADLPPLIGLYSSFVPPLVYAVFGSSRHMAVGTIAAASLLIGQTIQTVVDPNEDPTLYLHLIFTTTFVTGVFQAALGVFRLGILVDFFSHSTINGFMAGTAVILILQQLKGVFGMIHFSQKTNLIEVVKAIINNRHEIRWEPTVLGVVLFAFLQFTKHLRNKKPKLFWVQAIGPMVTIVVSGVFTYLVKGQKHGIQIVGHLDKGLNPLSIHYLNFNSKYLSAVLQAGIITGVLSLAEGIAIGRSFAVLDNSPHDGNKEMIAFGLMNLFGSFTSCYLTSGPFSKTAVNYNAGCKTAMANVVQAVVMALALIFIAPLFGYTPLVALSVIIISAMLGLIHYEEVFHLFKVDKFDFVICMAAFLGVVFISMDVGLMISVALGLLRALLYVARPAACKLGKLAEVGLFRDTDQYKVSTFPGVLVIQLGSPVYFANSNYVKERIMRYIRSEQSSTGENVEHIVLDLSGVTAIDTTAIKALDELVKVLTKNAIKTLFVNPRIEVLEKLLASKFVDKIGKEAFYLTLDEAVMASQYSLRSSKENNGDGVMV; the protein is encoded by the exons ATGGGTACTACTGGGAACAAGGACGATTACAATCACAACCATGATGATAATGATGCTGAGGAGTATCATCATGGGGTGAATTTCTCGATCCAGAGAGGATTCAAGGAGAAACTGAAGGCGAGTTTGAAGGAAGCTTTGTTTCCTGATGATCCCTTCAGGCAGTTCAAGAACGAGGAGAAACCGATGAGGAGGGTGCTGAAAGGGGTGCAATACTTCATCCCTATCTTTGAGTGGCTTCCAACGTATACTTGGCGTCTCTTTTGCTCTGACCTCATCGCAGGTTTAACCATTTCAAGCCTTGCAATCCCTCAAGGCATTAGCTATGGCAAACTTGCAGACCTTCCTCCTCTCATTGGCCTCT ATTCAAGTTTTGTGCCACCTCTGGTGTATGCTGTTTTTGGGAGTTCAAGGCACATGGCAGTGGGGACGATAGCAGCAGCATCATTGCTTATTGGTCAAACCATACAAACTGTGGTAGATCCAAACGAGGACCCAACCTTGTATCTTCATTTGATTTTCACAACCACCTTTGTCACTGGTGTTTTCCAAGCTGCTTTGGGAGTTTTCAG GCTTGGGATATTGGTGGACTTTTTCTCTCATTCCACCATCAATGGCTTCATGGCAGGAACAGCAGTGATTCTCATCCTCCAACAGCTAAAGGGCGTGTTTGGGATGATACATTTTTCGCAGAAAACCAACTTGATCGAAGTGGTAAAGGCCATCATCAACAACAGACACGAG ATTAGGTGGGAACCTACAGTTCTTGGCGTGGTCTTGTTTGCTTTCTTGCAATTTACCAAACACTTG AGGAACAAGAAGCCAAAACTCTTTTGGGTACAAGCTATAGGTCCAATGGTGACTATAGTAGTTTCTGGCGTTTTCACCTACCTTGTCAAGGGCCAAAAACATGGAATTCAAATT GTGGGGCATCTAGATAAAGGATTAAATCCATTGTCCATCCACTATTTGAACTTTAATAGCAAATACTTATCAGCAGTTTTGCAAGCTGGTATTATCACAGGAGTGTTATCATTAGCA GAAGGAATAGCAATAGGAAGAAGCTTTGCTGTTCTGGATAACTCACCTCATGATGGGAACAAAGAAATGATCGCTTTTGGTCTCATGAACTTGTTCGGATCTTTTACTTCATGCTACTTGACCAGTG GACCATTTTCGAAGACTGCAGTGAATTACAATGCAGGGTGTAAGACTGCAATGGCAAATGTGGTACAAGCAGTAGTAATGGCACTGGCACTGATATTTATTGCGCCATTATTTGGCTACACCCCTCTTGTTGCTCTCTCGGTCATTATTATATCTGCCATGCTTGGACTCATTCATTACGAAGAAGTCTTTCATCTCTTCAAAGTTGACAAATTTGATTTTGTCATTTGCATGGCTGCTTTCCTCGGAGTTGTCTTCATAAGCATGGATGTTGGTCTCATGATTTCT GTTGCATTGGGGCTTCTGAGAGCACTTCTATATGTGGCTAGACCAGCGGCATGCAAGCTTGGAAAGTTAGCTGAAGTAGGTTTATTCAGAGACACAGATCAATATAAAGTTTCAACATTCCCTGGTGTTCTTGTTATTCAACTTGGTTCTCCCGTTTACTTTGCAAATTCTAATTACGTCAAAGAAAG GATTATGAGGTATATCCGAAGTGAGCAATCCTCTACTGGAGAGAATGTTGAACACATCGTACTTGATTTGTCAG GAGTAACAGCCATTGACACAACTGCTATCAAAGCATTGGATGAGCTTGTTAAAGTGTTGACAAAGAATGCAATTAAG ACATTGTTCGTAAATCCGAGGATTGAGGTGTTGGAGAAGCTTCTGGCATCAAAGTTTGTTGACAAAATTGGGAAGGAAGCATTCTATCTAACATTGGATGAGGCAGTGATGGCAAGTCAATATTCACTTCGTTCATCAAAGGAAAATAATGGCGACGGTGTCATGGTTTAA
- the LOC114181323 gene encoding leucine-rich repeat extensin-like protein 4 has product MRKKTYSFHFSLSLSLSLLLFIVVVAQSLCTSEAISHNGPLTDAEASYIKQRQLLYYKDEFGDRGEKVTVDPSFRFENDRLRNAYIALQAWKQAILSDPKNLTLDWVGPDVCNYSYVFCAQALDNPKIRTVAGIDLNHGDIAGYLPEELGLLTDLALLHINTNRFCGTVPHKFDKLKLLFELDLSNNRFAGKFPEVVLHLPQLKFLDLRFNEFEGTVPKELFDKDLDAIFINDNRFVFDLPENFGNSPVSVIVLANNRFHGCVPAGIGNMKRLNEIILMNNAFRSCFPEEIGLLKNLTVFDVSFNQLLGPLPDALGGAVSLEQLNVAHNLLSGKIPESICKLPNLQNFTFSYNYFTGEPPRCLALPAADDRRNCLSARPYQRPAGQCKSFLSHPVDCKSFRCKPFVPTLPPPPPPSPPLPSPPPSPVYVPRSPPPPPPVYSPPPPPPVYSPPPPPPPPPPPPPSPPPPSPPPPVYSPPPPPPSPPPPSPPPPSPPPPVYSPPPPPPSPPPPVYSPPPPPPSPPPPSPPPPSPVYCVRSPPPPSPPPPSPPPPPSPVFSPPPPVQYYYSPPPPPQNSPPPPPPHSPPPPHSPPPPHSPPPPVYPYLSPPPPPPVHSPPPPVHSPPPPSPPPCIEPPPPPPPCIEPPPPPPSPPPPCEEHSPPPPSPHPAPYHPPPSPSPPPPPVQYSSPPPPSSPPPAPVYYYNSPPPPPPSSPPPAPVYEGPLPPVIGVSYASPPPPPFY; this is encoded by the coding sequence ATGAGGAAGAAAACCTATTCCTTCCACttctcactctcactctcactctctcttcttctcttcatcGTTGTGGTTGCGCAGTCACTGTGTACCTCTGAAGCAATCTCCCACAATGGGCCTCTCACCGACGCGGAAGCTTCCTACATCAAGCAGCGGCAGCTTCTGTACTACAAGGACGAGTTCGGTGACAGAGGAGAAAAAGTAACCGTAGATCCCTCTTTCCGCTTCGAGAACGACCGTTTGAGAAACGCTTACATAGCGCTACAAGCATGGAAGCAGGCCATTCTGTCTGATCCCAAAAACCTCACGCTAGACTGGGTGGGGCCCGATGTCTGCAACTACAGCTACGTCTTCTGCGCTCAGGCACTGGACAACCCTAAGATCCGCACCGTCGCCGGAATCGACCTCAACCACGGCGACATTGCCGGATATCTCCCGGAGGAGCTCGGCCTGCTCACTGACCTTGCGCTCCTCCACATCAACACCAACCGCTTCTGCGGCACCGTGCCGCACAAGTTCGACAAGCTCAAACTCCTCTTCGAGCTGGATCTCAGCAACAACCGGTTCGCCGGAAAGTTCCCCGAGGTGGTGCTGCATCTGCCGCAGCTCAAGTTCCTGGATCTGAGGTTCAACGAATTCGAAGGCACGGTCCCCAAGGAGCTCTTCGACAAGGACCTCGacgccattttcatcaacgACAACCGCTTCGTGTTCGACCTGCCGGAGAACTTTGGCAACTCGCCCGTGTCGGTGATCGTGCTGGCCAACAACCGCTTCCACGGCTGCGTGCCGGCTGGAATCGGTAACATGAAGCGTCTGAACGAGATTATTCTGATGAACAACGCGTTCAGGTCGTGCTTCCCTGAGGAGATAGGGTTGTTGAAGAATTTGACGGTGTTCGATGTGAGCTTCAACCAGTTGTTAGGTCCTTTGCCTGACGCCCTCGGAGGCGCCGTGAGTTTGGAGCAGCTCAATGTGGCTCATAATTTACTCTCTGGGAAGATTCCCGAGAGCATTTGTAAGCTTCCCAATCTCCAGAACTTTACTTTCTCTTACAATTACTTCACTGGCGAACCGCCTCGGTGTCTCGCTTTGCCGGCGGCTGACGACCGCCGCAACTGCTTATCGGCCAGGCCGTACCAGCGCCCCGCAGGACAATGTAAGTCGTTTTTGTCACACCCTGTCGATTGCAAGTCTTTTAGGTGTAAGCCTTTTGTTCCTACATTGCCGCCTCCTCCTCCTCCGTCACCACCATTGCCATCGCCGCCACCGTCGCCTGTTTATGTCCCCCGTTCCCCTCCGCCACCACCGCCGGTGTActcgccaccaccaccacctccagtGTATTCGCCTCCACCGCCGCCTCCACCGCCTCCACCGCCGCCACCTTCACCACCTCCGCCTTCACCGCCACCGCCAGTATATTCTCCTCCTCCACCCCCACCTTCACCACCGCCACCATCACCACCTCCGCCATCCCCGCCACCGCCAGTCTATTCgccacctcctcctcctccatcCCCGCCACCACCAGTCTACTCGCCACCTCCTCCTCCACCTTCACCGCCGCCACCTTCACCGCCACCGCCCTCACCAGTTTATTGTGTAAGGTCTCCGCCACCACCTTCACCCCCTCCGCCAtcacctccacctccaccaAGTCCTGTGTTCTCCCCACCACCACCTGTGCAATACTACTATAGTCCACCACCGCCACCGCAAAACTCACCTCCACCTCCCCCACCACACTCACCGCCTCCACCACACTCACCGCCCCCACCGCACTCACCGCCGCCTCCAGTCTATCCCTATCTGTCACCGCCCCCACCTCCTCCTGTTCACTCTCCACCTCCACCAGTCCattcaccaccaccaccatctcctCCACCTTGTATAGAaccgccaccaccacctccCCCCTGTATAGAACCGCCTCCGCCTCcgccatcaccaccaccaccttgtGAAGAGCATTCACcgccaccaccatcaccacatCCTGCACCTTACCATCCACctccatcaccatcaccaccacctccCCCAGTTCAATACAGTTCTCCGCCGCCACCATCTTCGCCACCACCAGCACCTGTTTATTATTACAACTCACC